CGTTCTCGGACTGGCTGTGCAAGCGCACGCCGGCGGGCCGCTGGGGGCGGGTCGACGAGCTGTGCGGCGCGGCGATCTTCCTCGCGTCGGCCGCATCCGATTTCGTGAACGGCCAGACGCTGTTCGTCGACGGCGGCCTGACCAGCGCCGTCTGAGCGGCGGCGCGAGCGCGCCGTTGCGCCGGTTCGCGCCGGCATCCGAATTTCCAAAAGAGCCCGCCGCACGAGCGGGCCGATGTCCCGGTCGCGCGAGTCGCGGCCGGGTTCCGGAACGGAAGGCAGGAGACAGGAGACAACGATGGATCGCATTTCCCCGCCGCCCGCGCGGCACGATGCAGGGTCCGGTACGCCGGGCGAAGCCGTCGAGCGCCGCGGCGTCGACACGAAGCAGCTCAACCGCGCGGCATGGACCTGCTCGCTCGGCAGCGCGCTCGAATACTACGATTTTGCGTTGTACACGCTCGCGTCGGCGCTCGTGTTCGGGCCGCTGTTCTTTCCCGCGCAGACCGCCGAGATGCGGCTGATCGCGAGCTTCGGCACCTACTTCGTCGGCTTCGCGGTGCGCCCGCTCGGCGGTGTCGTGTTCGGCGTGCTCGGCGACCGGATCGGCCGCAAGTTCGTGCTGACCGCGACGGTGCTGCTGATGGGCGTCGCGAGCACGCTGATCGGCGTGCTGCCGACCTTCGAGACCGCCGGCTACTGGGCCCCGGCGCTGCTGATCCTGCTGCGCATCCTGCAGGGCCTCGGCGCCGGCGCGGAGCAGGCCGGCGCCGCGGTGTTGATGACCGAATACGCGCCGCCGGGCAAGCGCGGCTTCTATGCGTCGCTGCCGTTTCTCGGCATCCAGCTCGGCACGGTGCTCGCGGCCGCCGTCTATTTCCTGCTGCTCGCGAACCTCGACCGCGTCACCGACGGCTGGGGCTGGCGCGTGCCGTTCCTGTTCAGCGCGGTGATCGTCGCGGTCGGGATCTACATGCGTGTGCGGCTGCACGAGTCGCCGACCTTCGTGCGGCTCGAGAAGCGCGCGCAGGTTTCCGCGAATCCGCTGAAGAGCGCCGTGCAGCATTCGAAACGCTCGCTCCTGATCGGCATCGGCCTGCGGATGGCCGAGAACGGCGGCTCGTCGATCTATCAGGCGCTCGCGGTCAGCTATCTCGCCGGCGTGATCGGGATGAAAGGGCCGATCGGCGCGCTCGCGCTGGTGTGCGCGGCGACCGTCGGCGCGTGCACGGTGCCGCTGGCCGGCCGGCTGAGCGACCGCTTCGGGCGCGTGCGCGTGTATCGCACGTTCGCATGGCTGCAACTCGCGCTCGCGTTCCCGGTGTGGTGGATCTTCAGCCAGGGGAACGTGGTCGCGAGCGTGATCGCGATCTCGGTCGCGCAAGGCTTCGCGAACTGGGGAATGCTCGGCGCGCAGGCCGCGCTGCTGCCGGAACTGTTCGGCGCGCGCCATCGCTACATGGGCGTGTCGTTCTCGCGCGAAGTGTCGGCCGTGCTCGCGGGCGGGATCGCGCCGCTCGTCGGCGCAACGATCATCGCGACCGTGATCGCGCTGCACGGCGGCGACCACGCGGCCGGCGTGCGCGCCTGGGTGCCGATCGCCGCGTATCTGGTGCTGCTGACGCTGATCACGCTGTTTACGACATCGCGGATGCCCGAAACACTGAACCGCGATCTCGACGATCCGCTCGACGCCGCACAGGCCGCACCCGCGCCGGACGCCGATGCGCTCGCGCGGCACGCATGAACGAGCCGGGCGGCCGATGCGGCCCGGCATGCTTTCGCATTCCACTTATCTCGACAGGAGCAAGCGCAGATGGCGCACGAATCGACCCAGCGGCCCGACCTGCTGATGACGGGCCCTTACCAGCCGTGGGACGACGCATGGCTGGCCGGCTATGACGTCCACCGGCTGTGGGAAGCCGCCGACCGCGCGGCGTTCCTCGCCGAACATGGCGCCGGCGTGCGCGCGATCGCGACCCGCGGCGATCTCGGCGCGAATGCCGAACTGATCGCCGCGCTGCCGACGCTCGAGATCATCGCGTGCTACGGCGTCGGTACCGACGCGATCGATCTCGCCGCCGCGCGCGAGCGCGGCATCCGCGTGACCAACACGCCGGACGTGCTGACCGGCGACGTTGCCGATCTCGGCGTCGGGCTCGCGCTCGCGATGATGCGCCGGATCGGCGCCGGCGATGCGTACG
The DNA window shown above is from Burkholderia cepacia and carries:
- a CDS encoding MFS transporter, with translation MDRISPPPARHDAGSGTPGEAVERRGVDTKQLNRAAWTCSLGSALEYYDFALYTLASALVFGPLFFPAQTAEMRLIASFGTYFVGFAVRPLGGVVFGVLGDRIGRKFVLTATVLLMGVASTLIGVLPTFETAGYWAPALLILLRILQGLGAGAEQAGAAVLMTEYAPPGKRGFYASLPFLGIQLGTVLAAAVYFLLLANLDRVTDGWGWRVPFLFSAVIVAVGIYMRVRLHESPTFVRLEKRAQVSANPLKSAVQHSKRSLLIGIGLRMAENGGSSIYQALAVSYLAGVIGMKGPIGALALVCAATVGACTVPLAGRLSDRFGRVRVYRTFAWLQLALAFPVWWIFSQGNVVASVIAISVAQGFANWGMLGAQAALLPELFGARHRYMGVSFSREVSAVLAGGIAPLVGATIIATVIALHGGDHAAGVRAWVPIAAYLVLLTLITLFTTSRMPETLNRDLDDPLDAAQAAPAPDADALARHA